The proteins below come from a single Miscanthus floridulus cultivar M001 chromosome 1, ASM1932011v1, whole genome shotgun sequence genomic window:
- the LOC136504895 gene encoding uncharacterized protein isoform X1: MDSKPMEAFVASEASVFMNQPPPHMSRPSIIIKLILGLLWTITHLAISFLNLWSHLIYSLECYLISSGLLRKYQNLHLGRLKCLAIVVDSKEAKSTAKVKQLLCWLSSMGVKYVCLYDIEGKTMSSTFELQGVLKKSFEPAVNVSRDRTAGEHFGIGANIKDLHRSQREMVIDCLSGSDGKEGIAKAASLLCSTYFNGDTHGDGKRKPAFTEADMASALKAVGCGGPEPDLLLMYGPARCHLGFPAWRLRYTEITYMGPLKSMKYGAIVKALYNFSKKHQNYGK; the protein is encoded by the exons ATGGATTCCAAACCGAT GGAAGCATTTGTGGCAAGTGAGGCCTCCGTCTTCATGAATCAGCCCCCTCCACAT ATGTCTAGACCATCAATTATTATCAAGCTCATTTTGGGGTTGCTGTGGACCATCACCCACTTAGCAATCAGCTTTTTAAATTTATGGTCTCATCTGATTTATAGTCTAGAATGCTATCTTATTTCATCTGGATTGTTGCGGAAGTATCAGAATCTTCATCTGGGTAGACTGAAGTGCTTGGCTATTGTGGTAGATAGCAAAGAAGCTAAAAGTACTGCGAAGGTCAAACAACTGTTATGCTGGCTCTCATCTATGGGTGTGAAGTACGTATGTCTCTATGACATCGAGGGTAAGACAATGAGTTCAACATTTGAATTGCAGG GAGTACTGAAGAAATCATTTGAACCTGCTGTGAATGTTTCAAGAGATAGGACTGCAGGAGAACATTTT GGCATTGGAGCAAACATTAAAGATCTACACCGTAGCCAAAGAGAGATGGTGATAGACTGTCTTTCTGGTTCTGATGGCAAGGAGGGTATTGCAAAAGCAGCCAGTTTACTTTGCTCAACTTACTTCAATGGTGATACTCATGGAGATGGCAAAAGGAAACCAGCATTTACAGAAGCTGACATGGCTAGTGCACTGAAAGCTGTAG GTTGTGGTGGACCAGAACCTGATCTTCTTCTCATGTATGGTCCTGCTAGATGCCATTTAGGATTTCCTGCATGGAGATTACGGTATACTGAAATTAC GTATATGGGGCCACTAAAATCAATGAAATATGGTGCCATTGTGAAAGCCTTATATAACTTCTCAAAGAAACACCAAAATTATG GGAAATGA
- the LOC136504895 gene encoding uncharacterized protein isoform X2: MDSKPMEAFVASEASVFMNQPPPHMSRPSIIIKLILGLLWTITHLAISFLNLWSHLIYSLECYLISSGLLRKYQNLHLGRLKCLAIVVDSKEAKSTAKVKQLLCWLSSMGVKYVCLYDIEGVLKKSFEPAVNVSRDRTAGEHFGIGANIKDLHRSQREMVIDCLSGSDGKEGIAKAASLLCSTYFNGDTHGDGKRKPAFTEADMASALKAVGCGGPEPDLLLMYGPARCHLGFPAWRLRYTEITYMGPLKSMKYGAIVKALYNFSKKHQNYGK; this comes from the exons ATGGATTCCAAACCGAT GGAAGCATTTGTGGCAAGTGAGGCCTCCGTCTTCATGAATCAGCCCCCTCCACAT ATGTCTAGACCATCAATTATTATCAAGCTCATTTTGGGGTTGCTGTGGACCATCACCCACTTAGCAATCAGCTTTTTAAATTTATGGTCTCATCTGATTTATAGTCTAGAATGCTATCTTATTTCATCTGGATTGTTGCGGAAGTATCAGAATCTTCATCTGGGTAGACTGAAGTGCTTGGCTATTGTGGTAGATAGCAAAGAAGCTAAAAGTACTGCGAAGGTCAAACAACTGTTATGCTGGCTCTCATCTATGGGTGTGAAGTACGTATGTCTCTATGACATCGAGG GAGTACTGAAGAAATCATTTGAACCTGCTGTGAATGTTTCAAGAGATAGGACTGCAGGAGAACATTTT GGCATTGGAGCAAACATTAAAGATCTACACCGTAGCCAAAGAGAGATGGTGATAGACTGTCTTTCTGGTTCTGATGGCAAGGAGGGTATTGCAAAAGCAGCCAGTTTACTTTGCTCAACTTACTTCAATGGTGATACTCATGGAGATGGCAAAAGGAAACCAGCATTTACAGAAGCTGACATGGCTAGTGCACTGAAAGCTGTAG GTTGTGGTGGACCAGAACCTGATCTTCTTCTCATGTATGGTCCTGCTAGATGCCATTTAGGATTTCCTGCATGGAGATTACGGTATACTGAAATTAC GTATATGGGGCCACTAAAATCAATGAAATATGGTGCCATTGTGAAAGCCTTATATAACTTCTCAAAGAAACACCAAAATTATG GGAAATGA
- the LOC136504895 gene encoding uncharacterized protein isoform X3 has product MNQPPPHMSRPSIIIKLILGLLWTITHLAISFLNLWSHLIYSLECYLISSGLLRKYQNLHLGRLKCLAIVVDSKEAKSTAKVKQLLCWLSSMGVKYVCLYDIEGKTMSSTFELQGVLKKSFEPAVNVSRDRTAGEHFGIGANIKDLHRSQREMVIDCLSGSDGKEGIAKAASLLCSTYFNGDTHGDGKRKPAFTEADMASALKAVGCGGPEPDLLLMYGPARCHLGFPAWRLRYTEITYMGPLKSMKYGAIVKALYNFSKKHQNYGK; this is encoded by the exons ATGAATCAGCCCCCTCCACAT ATGTCTAGACCATCAATTATTATCAAGCTCATTTTGGGGTTGCTGTGGACCATCACCCACTTAGCAATCAGCTTTTTAAATTTATGGTCTCATCTGATTTATAGTCTAGAATGCTATCTTATTTCATCTGGATTGTTGCGGAAGTATCAGAATCTTCATCTGGGTAGACTGAAGTGCTTGGCTATTGTGGTAGATAGCAAAGAAGCTAAAAGTACTGCGAAGGTCAAACAACTGTTATGCTGGCTCTCATCTATGGGTGTGAAGTACGTATGTCTCTATGACATCGAGGGTAAGACAATGAGTTCAACATTTGAATTGCAGG GAGTACTGAAGAAATCATTTGAACCTGCTGTGAATGTTTCAAGAGATAGGACTGCAGGAGAACATTTT GGCATTGGAGCAAACATTAAAGATCTACACCGTAGCCAAAGAGAGATGGTGATAGACTGTCTTTCTGGTTCTGATGGCAAGGAGGGTATTGCAAAAGCAGCCAGTTTACTTTGCTCAACTTACTTCAATGGTGATACTCATGGAGATGGCAAAAGGAAACCAGCATTTACAGAAGCTGACATGGCTAGTGCACTGAAAGCTGTAG GTTGTGGTGGACCAGAACCTGATCTTCTTCTCATGTATGGTCCTGCTAGATGCCATTTAGGATTTCCTGCATGGAGATTACGGTATACTGAAATTAC GTATATGGGGCCACTAAAATCAATGAAATATGGTGCCATTGTGAAAGCCTTATATAACTTCTCAAAGAAACACCAAAATTATG GGAAATGA